Proteins encoded together in one Mycobacterium simiae window:
- a CDS encoding helix-turn-helix domain-containing protein, producing MTLAADRRRVPPPQQQPAAERGFADLDRPVEVWPTAAIRSALQGGDIDTWKRIAAALKRDPFGRTARQVEEVLEGTRPYGISKALWEVLERARTHLEANERAEVARHVGLLIERSGLAEQEFAARIGVAPEELASYLNGSVSPSASLMIRIRRLSDRFAKVNSESAESAEPPGSD from the coding sequence GTGACGTTGGCAGCCGACCGACGCCGGGTTCCGCCGCCGCAGCAGCAGCCCGCGGCGGAACGTGGCTTTGCCGACCTCGATCGGCCGGTCGAGGTGTGGCCAACGGCGGCGATCCGGTCGGCGCTGCAAGGCGGCGACATCGACACCTGGAAGCGGATCGCCGCCGCGCTCAAACGCGATCCGTTCGGCCGCACCGCCCGTCAGGTTGAAGAGGTCCTCGAGGGCACCCGCCCGTATGGCATCTCGAAGGCGCTGTGGGAGGTGCTCGAGCGCGCCCGCACCCACCTGGAGGCCAACGAACGCGCGGAGGTGGCTCGCCACGTCGGGCTGCTGATCGAGCGGTCCGGGCTGGCCGAGCAGGAATTCGCGGCCCGAATCGGGGTGGCGCCTGAGGAGTTGGCGAGCTACCTCAACGGCAGCGTCAGCCCGTCGGCGTCGCTGATGATTCGGATACGGCGGCTCTCGGACCGATTCGCGAAGGTCAATTCGGAGTCTGCGGAGTCCGCTGAGCCGCCCGGCTCGGACTGA